From one Nitrospirota bacterium genomic stretch:
- a CDS encoding c-type cytochrome, which produces MKKGFIVAAAVLVAVVAVVSSTGAALAAGQPGETLFKQNCAVCHVDGGNIINPQKTLHKKDREANNVKTAEDIIKKMRNPGPGMTQFDTKTISDKNAHEIAEYILKTFNK; this is translated from the coding sequence ATGAAGAAGGGCTTTATTGTTGCAGCTGCTGTTCTAGTTGCTGTGGTGGCGGTCGTTTCTTCAACCGGCGCGGCGCTGGCGGCCGGCCAGCCCGGGGAGACGCTGTTCAAGCAGAATTGCGCGGTTTGTCACGTTGACGGCGGGAATATCATCAACCCGCAGAAGACTCTCCATAAAAAAGACCGCGAAGCCAACAATGTCAAGACTGCTGAAGACATCATTAAGAAAATGAGAAACCCCGGCCCGGGTATGACTCAATTCGATACGAAGACGATTTCAGACAAGAACGCCCACGAGATCGCGGAGTATATCCTCAAGA
- a CDS encoding cytochrome c, which produces MKNLIPILAFIALSMPAFAQEPGQPGSMGNVHSIQLPTPTVTLKQAPGVDKAASFCAICHSLDYITTQPPFSRSQWTGTVNKMIKVMGAPIPEEDAKTIIDYLAANYGNGK; this is translated from the coding sequence ATGAAGAACCTTATCCCGATCCTCGCGTTCATTGCCCTCTCGATGCCTGCTTTTGCCCAAGAGCCCGGACAGCCGGGAAGCATGGGAAACGTGCATTCCATCCAGCTTCCGACGCCGACGGTAACACTCAAACAGGCGCCGGGAGTGGATAAGGCTGCCTCGTTCTGCGCAATTTGCCACAGCCTTGACTACATCACGACGCAGCCGCCATTTTCGCGGTCACAGTGGACTGGTACGGTGAACAAGATGATCAAGGTCATGGGGGCCCCCATCCCGGAGGAGGACGCAAAGACGATCATCGATTACCTGGCCGCAAACTACGGAAACGGTAAATAA